From the Lathyrus oleraceus cultivar Zhongwan6 chromosome 4, CAAS_Psat_ZW6_1.0, whole genome shotgun sequence genome, one window contains:
- the LOC127136328 gene encoding uncharacterized protein LOC127136328 yields MEDVHKPRHRYHVGYKLPEVYQDGLLGLVKRFPTNNSDVFRRDYGRILVYLESSLSNFQRDDVHTLLQFYDRPLRCFVFPDFLLAPTLEEYSDLLDIPVSHQVSFHAGMKEPEVAHITATLFSQESVMKENIRHKGGVSGYHLGFLVQEANVKDDKKDSKAFNAILACCIYGIMLFPNERKFMDMDVISIFIQKNPVPTLLGDLYHFVHSRSDKGKGGVIFYCAPLLYRWFASHLPL; encoded by the coding sequence ATGGAGGATGTTCATAAGCCAAGGCACAGATATCATGTTGGTTATAAGTTACCAGAGGTGTATCAAGATGGTCTTCTCGGTTTAGTTAAGAGATTCCCTACTAATAATTCAGACGTTTTCAGAAGAGATTATGGGCGGATTTTGGTTTACTTAGAGTCTTCGTTAAGCAATTTTCAGAGGGATGATGTTCACACCTTGTTGCAGTTTTATGATCGTCCGCTGAGATGTTTTGTGTTTCCAGATTTCTTATTGGCACCCACTTTGGAGGAGTACTCCGACCTTCTTGACATTCCAGTGTCGCATCAGGTTTCGTTCCATGCTGGTATGAAGGAGCCAGAAGTTGCTCATATCACCGCAACTTTATTTTCTCAGGAATCTGTTATGAAGGAAAATATTCGACATAAAGGGGGTGTTAGTGGTTATCATTTGGGGTTTCTTGTGCAGGAAGCAAATGTCAAAGATGATAAGAAAGACTCGAAGGCCTTCAACGCCATTCTCGCATGTTGTATATATGGTATTATGTTGTTCCCGAACGAGCGGAAGTTTATGGACATGGACGTCATTTCTATCTTTATCCAGAAGAATCCGGTGCCCACTCTTTTGGGAGACCTGTATCACTTTGTGCATTCTAGAAGCGATAAAGGCAAAGGTGGAGTGATTTTCTACTGTGCTCCGTTGTTGTATCGATGGTTCGCTAGTCACCTTCCTTTGTAA